From a region of the Penaeus vannamei isolate JL-2024 chromosome 2, ASM4276789v1, whole genome shotgun sequence genome:
- the LOC113802330 gene encoding uncharacterized protein, whose product MAVACQCSAVCAATMVALVLAAAIATLTSVITAQEPPTAGSNCYRKCVPGDRRLCHFTFEVHPYQTMSRACHNCPRNASDCSLPDCVPGDGVQRRIIAINKQMPGPPIQVCEGDTIVVDVKNLLPDGGLTVHWHGLTMLGGIRDGIQYPSTPHMDGTPGITQCPIHFGGSFRYTFYALNPGTHWYHAHTGFHRADGVLGAIVIRQPPGKDHATGLYDYDLPQHTMVIHDWLHMPTEDKFVLRHHGGGDDFPESMLINGLGPHQNIAATPTSAAMPYKRFKVSPGARYRFRIINTGILNCPITVHIDEHQLTVIATDGNPVVPTNASSVVVYSGERWDVIVKTENTKVGTFWISFMGGVDCAPSSAHQFALFEYEQVGQFYKTPAYVKQQDGQQEIPDSVLLRHMPPKPVYTEAPPAGVQVNSINSACYDDLICVAGLRSPVPMPEVLRTPRANFTFYLAFEMRQIHNAHFYSRAFYNFESADEDQQIPTPQVNNLSFVGPSTPLLLSGGRYDTRVCSLENPIPGRSCHDDYCECLHMYHVPLGATVEMVFIDEGQHGDENHPIHLHGHHFWVVGMDRPNDVVGAAITRDEVINLDRSGQLMRNFYHPVRKDTVTIPDGGYTVVRFIADNPGYWLMHCHLIFHSAAGMEVVFKVGEVTDIPPSPPGFPSCGNFKYHGL is encoded by the exons ATGGCGGTGGCGTGTCAGTGTAGTGCTGTCTGTGCCGCAACCATGGTGGCTCTTGTCCTAGCAGCGGCCATAGCGACTCTCACTTCTGTCATAACCGCACAGGAACCTCCTACAGCAG GTTCGAACTGTTACCGAAAATGCGTTCCTGGGGACAGGAGGCTCTGCCACTTCACCTTCGAGGTCCATCCTTATCAGACTATGTCCAG gGCGTGTCACAACTGCCCAAGAAATGCGTCTGACTGCTCTCTACCTGACTGCGTGCCCGGTGACGGCGTGCAACGGAGAATCATCGCTATCAACAAACAGATGCCAGGACCTCctattcag GTATGTGAAGGAGACACGATCGTCGTGGATGTGAAGAACCTCCTTCCCGACGGCGGCTTGACAGTCCACTGGCACGGCTTGACAATGCTCGGGGGAATCCGCGATGGCATCCAGTACCCGAGCACGCCCCACATGGATGGCACTCCGGGTATCACGCAGTGCCCCATCCACTTCGGGGGCTCGTTCAGATACACCTTCTACGCCCTTAATCCTGGGACTCACTGGTATCACGCCCATACAG GATTCCACCGCGCCGACGGTGTCCTCGGAGCCATCGTCATCCGTCAGCCACCGGGGAAGGACCACGCGACGGGCCTCTACGACTACGATCTGCCGCAGCACACGATGGTG ATCCACGACTGGCTACACATGCCCACTGAGGATAAATTCGTGTTGAGACACCATGGCGGCGGCGACGACTTCCCGGAATCCATGTTGATCAACGGACTCGGACCCCACCAG AATATCGCCGCCACACCCACTTCTGCCGCCATGCCTTACAAGCGGTTCAAGGTGTCGCCAG GAGCGAGGTACCGTTTCCGCATCATCAACACGGGCATCCTCAACTGTCCCATCACAGTCCACATCGACGAACACCAACTTACCGTTATCGCGACAGATGGTAACCCCGTTGTGCCCACGAATGCCTCCTCTGTTGTCGTTTATTCAG GCGAGAGATGGGACGTGATTGTCAAAACCGAAAACACCAAAGTTGGAACCTTCTGGATCAGTTTCATGGGCGGCGTAGACTGTGCCCCGTCCTCTGCCCACCAGTTTGCGCTGTTCGAGTACGAGCAGGTGGGCCAGTTCTACAAGACCCCGGCGTACGTGAAGCAGCAGGATGGACAGCAGGAGATCCCGGACAGTGTTCTGCTTCGCCACATGCCCCCCAAGCCCGTGTACACAGAGGCTCCTCCAGCCGGCGTT cAAGTGAACAGCATCAACAGCGCATGTTACGATGACCTGATCTGCGTGGCTGGCCTGAGGTCACCGGTGCCAATGCCCGAAGTGCTGAGGACGCCGAGAGCCAACTTCACGTTCTATTTGGCCTTTGAGATGAGACAGATCCACAATGCTCATTTCTACTCTCGTGCCTTCTACAATTTCGAATCAG CGGACGAGGACCAGCAGATCCCAACGCCACAAGTTAACAACCTCTCCTTCGTCGGACCGTCCACGCCCCTGCTGCTGAGTGGCGGCCGCTACGACACCCGTGTTTGCTCGCTCGAAAATCCGATTCCCGGACGAAGCTGCCACGACGACTACTGCGAGTGTCTTCATATGTATCACGTGCCCTTGGGAgccactgtggagatggtgttcaTAGACGAAG GCCAACACGGTGACGAGAACCATCCCATTCACTTACACGGACACCACTTCTGGGTGGTTGGCATGGACCGCCCTAACGACGTGGTTGGGGCAGCCATTACGAGGGACGAG GTCATTAATTTGGACAGGTCAGGACAGTTAATGAGAAACTTCTACCACCCAGTGCGAAAGGACACAGTTACTATCCCTGATGGAGGCTATACCGTTGTTCGATTCATTGCAGATAATCCAG GGTACTGGTTAATGCACTGTCACCTCATTTTCCACTCTGCGGCCGGAATGGAAGTGGTTTTCAAGGTCGGGGAAGTGACCGACATCCCTCCGTCTCCACCTGGCTTCCCTTCCTGCGGGAACTTCAAATACCATGGCCTCTGA